The following proteins are encoded in a genomic region of Pseudomonas sp. Os17:
- a CDS encoding PDR/VanB family oxidoreductase, which translates to MIDVLVVARHNEALDICSFELAAADASPLPAFSAGAHIDVHLANGLVRQYSLCNHPEERHRYVIGVLKDPASRGGSSSLHQELEVGTRLRISQPRNLFALAPGARRSLLFAGGIGITPILSMAEHLAHGGADFQLHYCARSAERAAFVPRLRQSPFAERVSLHFDEQPETALDIAHALAAPQDDLHLYVCGPGGFMQHVLDSARALGWKEQCLHREYFSSAPVDHGSDGSFAVKLASSGQVFQVPADRSVVQVLQDQGIEVAISCEQGICGTCLTRVLEGVPEHRDLFLTEEEQACNDQFTPCCSRAKTPLLVLDL; encoded by the coding sequence ATGATCGACGTACTGGTGGTCGCGCGCCACAACGAAGCCCTGGACATCTGCAGCTTCGAACTGGCCGCGGCCGACGCAAGCCCCCTGCCCGCCTTCAGCGCCGGCGCCCATATCGACGTGCATCTGGCCAACGGGCTGGTGCGCCAATATTCACTGTGCAACCACCCCGAAGAACGCCACCGCTACGTGATCGGGGTGCTCAAGGATCCGGCCTCGCGAGGCGGCTCAAGCAGCCTGCACCAAGAGCTGGAAGTGGGCACGCGCCTGCGCATCAGCCAGCCGCGCAACCTGTTTGCCCTGGCCCCCGGCGCGCGGCGCAGCCTGCTGTTCGCCGGCGGCATCGGCATTACCCCGATCCTCAGCATGGCCGAACACCTGGCCCACGGCGGCGCGGATTTCCAGCTGCACTACTGCGCCCGTTCCGCCGAGCGCGCGGCCTTTGTCCCGCGCCTGCGGCAATCGCCTTTCGCCGAGCGGGTCAGCCTGCATTTCGACGAACAGCCCGAGACGGCCCTGGATATCGCGCACGCCCTGGCCGCGCCGCAGGATGATCTGCACCTGTACGTCTGCGGCCCCGGCGGGTTCATGCAACACGTGCTGGACAGCGCCAGGGCCCTGGGCTGGAAGGAACAATGCCTGCACCGCGAGTACTTCAGCTCCGCGCCCGTGGACCACGGCAGCGACGGCAGCTTCGCGGTCAAGCTGGCCAGCAGCGGCCAGGTGTTCCAGGTGCCGGCCGATCGCAGCGTGGTCCAGGTGCTGCAGGACCAGGGCATCGAAGTGGCGATTTCCTGCGAACAAGGGATCTGCGGCACCTGCCTGACCCGGGTGCTGGAGGGTGTACCGGAGCACCGCGACCTGTTCCTCACCGAGGAAGAACAGGCGTGCAACGATCAGTTCACGCCCTGCTGTTCCCGCGCCAAGACCCCGTTACTGGTGCTGGATCTCTAG
- a CDS encoding GntR family transcriptional regulator codes for MSKPGQTVLVALRKMIASGELAAGERLMEVPTAERFGVSRMPVRMAFRTLEQEGLLVRFGGRGFQVRSVSAEDIAGAVEVRGVLEGLAARQTAERGLSAEGRAILERCLVEGDALFDKGYVNEEDLEVYHDLNMRFHQVIVAGSGNPAIADALARNDHLPFASVTALAVDRQDMAREYRRFNYAHMQHHSVFDALVNGQGARAEALMREHANATLRYAEIFGSAVADERMKLILPSP; via the coding sequence ATGAGCAAACCCGGTCAAACGGTACTGGTCGCGCTGCGCAAGATGATCGCCTCGGGCGAGCTGGCGGCAGGCGAGCGCTTGATGGAAGTGCCTACCGCCGAGCGCTTCGGGGTGTCGCGCATGCCGGTGCGCATGGCCTTTCGCACCCTGGAGCAGGAAGGCCTCTTGGTGCGTTTCGGCGGTCGCGGTTTTCAGGTGCGGTCGGTCAGCGCCGAGGACATTGCCGGGGCGGTGGAGGTGCGCGGGGTGCTGGAAGGCCTGGCGGCGCGCCAGACCGCCGAGCGCGGGCTGTCGGCCGAGGGCCGGGCGATTCTCGAACGTTGCCTGGTCGAGGGCGATGCGCTGTTCGACAAGGGTTACGTCAACGAGGAAGACCTGGAGGTCTACCACGACCTCAACATGCGGTTTCACCAGGTGATCGTGGCGGGCAGCGGCAACCCGGCGATCGCCGATGCCCTGGCGCGCAACGACCATCTGCCGTTCGCCTCGGTCACCGCCCTGGCGGTGGATCGCCAGGACATGGCCCGAGAATACCGGCGCTTCAACTACGCCCACATGCAGCATCATTCGGTGTTCGACGCCCTGGTCAATGGCCAGGGCGCGCGGGCCGAAGCGCTGATGCGCGAGCATGCGAACGCCACCTTGCGCTACGCCGAGATCTTCGGCTCGGCCGTGGCCGACGAGCGCATGAAGCTGATCCTGCCCTCGCCGTGA
- a CDS encoding OprD family porin — protein MNTRHPMLCRSLVGACLSAGLCAPSWAGEDSGFFEGSKTDLLLRNYYFNRDFRDHDAPKGQIEEWAQGFILKFSSGYTPGTVGVGLDAIGLFGLKLDSSRRVSGSELLPVHDDGRAADNFGRAGAALKARISATEFKLGELLPDVPLLRYDDGRLLPQTFRGAMLVSREIDGLGLQAGQYRAVSLRNSSDMQDLSAWAAPGVKSDGFNYVGADYRFNQQRTLFGAWHSQLQDIYRQSYFNLQHKQPLGDWVLGGNLGYFIDRDDGSARIGRVDSHTAYGLFSAARAGHTLYLGVQKVSGDSPWMSVYGSSGRTLGNDMFNGNFSNAGERSWQLRYDYDFAASGVPGLLAMVRYGRGDNATTKAGKDGHEWERDTEIGYTLQSGTLKNLSLRLNNATNRRSFNSDFDQTRLIVSYPLSL, from the coding sequence ATGAACACCCGTCATCCGATGCTTTGCCGTTCCCTGGTCGGGGCTTGTCTGTCAGCGGGCCTGTGTGCCCCTTCCTGGGCTGGCGAGGACAGCGGTTTCTTCGAGGGGAGCAAGACCGACCTGCTGCTGCGCAACTACTACTTCAACCGGGATTTTCGCGACCACGACGCGCCCAAGGGGCAGATCGAGGAGTGGGCCCAGGGCTTCATCCTCAAGTTCAGCTCCGGCTACACCCCGGGCACCGTGGGTGTTGGCCTGGATGCCATCGGCCTGTTCGGCCTCAAGCTCGACAGCAGCCGCCGGGTCAGCGGTTCGGAGTTGCTGCCGGTGCACGACGACGGCCGCGCGGCGGACAATTTCGGCCGCGCCGGGGCAGCGTTGAAGGCGCGGATTTCCGCCACCGAGTTCAAGCTCGGCGAACTGCTGCCGGACGTGCCGCTGCTGCGCTATGACGATGGCCGCCTGCTGCCGCAGACCTTTCGCGGGGCCATGCTGGTGTCCCGCGAGATCGACGGCCTGGGCCTGCAGGCCGGGCAGTACCGGGCGGTGAGCCTGCGCAACTCGTCGGACATGCAGGACCTGTCGGCCTGGGCCGCGCCGGGGGTGAAGTCCGATGGCTTCAACTACGTGGGCGCCGACTACCGCTTCAACCAGCAGCGCACCCTGTTCGGCGCCTGGCATTCGCAACTGCAGGACATCTACCGCCAGAGCTATTTCAACCTGCAGCACAAACAGCCGCTGGGCGACTGGGTGCTGGGGGGCAACCTGGGCTACTTCATCGACCGCGACGATGGCAGCGCGCGCATCGGCCGGGTCGACAGCCACACCGCCTATGGCCTGTTTTCCGCCGCGCGGGCCGGGCACACGCTGTACCTGGGGGTGCAGAAGGTCAGCGGCGACAGCCCCTGGATGTCGGTCTATGGCAGCAGCGGCCGGACCCTGGGCAACGACATGTTCAACGGCAATTTCAGCAACGCCGGCGAGCGTTCCTGGCAGCTGCGCTACGACTATGACTTTGCCGCTTCCGGGGTTCCCGGGCTGCTGGCCATGGTGCGTTACGGGCGTGGCGACAACGCCACCACCAAGGCCGGCAAGGACGGCCATGAGTGGGAGCGTGATACCGAGATCGGCTACACCCTGCAGAGCGGCACCTTGAAGAACCTCAGCCTGCGGTTGAACAACGCCACCAACCGGCGCAGCTTCAACAGCGACTTCGACCAGACCCGGCTGATCGTCAGCTACCCCTTGTCACTCTGA
- a CDS encoding aldehyde dehydrogenase family protein, which translates to MSESNAVYRDLHLQPIAGQWRAGAAGKTLAVTNPYDGALLLEVAQANRSDLDAAYARAAQVQPQWAALGPSQRAVVLHRAVAIFDRRQEEIVDWIIRESGSTRIKALAEWGAARAITLESASFPARVHGRIVESDVPGKESRVYRSALGVVGVISPWNFPLHLTQRSIAPALALGNAVVVKPASDTPVCGGLLLARIFEEAGLPAGVFSVVVGAGSEIGDAFVEHPVPALITFTGSTPVGRGIGRIASGGEHLKHVALELGGNSPFVVLDDADLEQAVNAAVFGKFLHQGQICMAINRIIVDERLYEAFAQRFVARVKQLKVGDPLSLETVIGPVINARQLQGLQDKIALAREQGAEPLYEGGVNGNLLAPHVYGEVGADMDLARNEIFGPLVGLLRARDEAHALELANASEFGLSSAVFTRSLERGVNFARQVRAGMTHINDVPVNDEANAPFGGEKNSGLGRFNGDWAIDEFTRDHWISVQHRPRQYPF; encoded by the coding sequence ATGAGTGAATCCAACGCGGTCTATCGCGATCTGCATCTGCAACCCATCGCCGGGCAGTGGCGCGCCGGTGCCGCCGGCAAGACCCTGGCGGTGACCAACCCCTACGATGGCGCGCTGTTGCTGGAAGTGGCCCAGGCCAACCGCAGCGACCTGGATGCGGCCTACGCCAGGGCTGCCCAGGTGCAGCCGCAATGGGCGGCCCTGGGCCCGTCGCAGCGCGCGGTGGTGCTGCACCGGGCGGTGGCGATCTTCGACCGGCGCCAGGAGGAAATCGTCGACTGGATCATCCGCGAATCCGGCAGTACGCGGATCAAGGCCCTGGCCGAGTGGGGCGCGGCGCGGGCCATTACCCTGGAGTCGGCGTCGTTCCCGGCGCGGGTCCATGGGCGGATTGTCGAGTCCGATGTACCGGGCAAGGAAAGCCGGGTGTACCGCAGCGCCCTGGGGGTGGTGGGGGTGATCAGCCCGTGGAACTTTCCGCTGCACCTGACCCAGCGTTCCATCGCTCCGGCCCTGGCCCTGGGCAACGCGGTGGTGGTCAAGCCGGCCAGCGATACCCCGGTGTGCGGCGGCCTGCTGCTGGCGAGGATCTTCGAGGAAGCGGGGCTGCCCGCCGGGGTGTTCAGCGTGGTGGTGGGGGCCGGCAGCGAGATTGGCGATGCCTTTGTCGAGCACCCGGTGCCGGCGCTGATCACCTTTACCGGCTCGACCCCGGTGGGGCGCGGTATCGGCCGCATCGCCAGTGGGGGCGAGCATCTCAAGCACGTGGCCCTGGAGCTGGGGGGCAACAGCCCGTTCGTGGTGCTCGACGATGCCGACCTGGAGCAGGCGGTGAACGCCGCGGTGTTCGGCAAGTTCTTGCACCAGGGGCAGATCTGCATGGCGATCAACCGGATCATCGTCGATGAGCGGCTCTACGAAGCCTTTGCCCAGCGTTTCGTGGCCCGGGTCAAGCAACTCAAGGTGGGGGATCCGCTATCGCTGGAGACGGTGATCGGCCCGGTGATCAATGCCCGCCAGTTGCAGGGCCTGCAGGACAAGATCGCCCTGGCCCGGGAGCAGGGCGCCGAGCCGCTGTACGAGGGCGGGGTGAACGGCAATCTGCTGGCGCCCCATGTCTACGGCGAGGTGGGGGCCGACATGGACCTGGCGCGCAATGAGATCTTCGGCCCGCTGGTGGGGCTGCTGCGCGCTCGGGACGAAGCCCATGCCCTGGAGCTGGCCAATGCCAGCGAGTTCGGCCTGTCCAGCGCGGTGTTCACCCGCAGCCTGGAGCGCGGGGTGAACTTCGCCCGCCAGGTGCGCGCGGGCATGACCCATATCAACGATGTGCCGGTGAACGATGAGGCCAACGCGCCGTTCGGTGGCGAGAAGAACTCCGGGCTGGGGCGCTTCAATGGCGACTGGGCGATCGACGAGTTCACCCGCGACCACTGGATCAGCGTGCAACACCGGCCGCGTCAGTATCCCTTCTGA
- a CDS encoding ketopantoate reductase family protein → MNITILGAGAMGSLFGGLLAESGQQVTLLDINDAHLAAIQRDGLLLATDHGERRIRGLNACRPEQASGHPDLLLVFTKTLHTDSALRSVAGHITRHTRVLTLQNGLGNAEAVSRHVAAQQVLIGMTNWPADLLGPGQVHSHGQGMVRVLALDEGERQASAEVAAVLDAAGLSCAVDPEVWTSIWEKVAFNAALNSLCAATGCTVGQLDAAPEGVALARAIVMEVVAVAGAQGIVLDAQRCLDSVAFAMANHRSHKPSMLQDVLAGRPTEIGAINGQVVARARQAGVAVPHTETLLGLLRLIEQRAAL, encoded by the coding sequence ATGAACATCACCATTCTCGGCGCGGGCGCCATGGGTTCGCTGTTTGGCGGCCTGCTGGCCGAAAGCGGGCAGCAGGTGACGCTGCTGGACATCAACGACGCGCATCTGGCGGCCATCCAGCGCGACGGCCTGTTGCTGGCCACCGACCACGGCGAGCGGCGCATCCGGGGCTTGAACGCCTGCCGCCCGGAACAGGCCAGCGGGCACCCGGACCTGCTGCTGGTCTTCACCAAGACCCTGCACACCGACAGTGCCTTGCGCAGCGTTGCCGGGCATATCACCCGGCACACCCGGGTGTTGACCCTGCAGAACGGCCTGGGCAATGCCGAAGCGGTGTCGCGCCACGTGGCCGCGCAGCAGGTGCTGATCGGCATGACCAACTGGCCCGCCGACCTGCTCGGGCCGGGGCAGGTGCATTCCCACGGCCAGGGCATGGTCCGGGTGCTGGCCCTCGACGAGGGTGAGCGCCAGGCCAGCGCTGAAGTGGCGGCGGTACTGGATGCGGCCGGGCTGAGTTGCGCGGTGGACCCCGAGGTGTGGACGTCGATCTGGGAGAAGGTCGCCTTCAACGCGGCGCTGAACAGCCTGTGCGCGGCCACCGGCTGCACCGTCGGCCAGTTGGACGCGGCGCCGGAAGGCGTGGCGCTGGCCCGGGCCATCGTCATGGAGGTGGTGGCCGTGGCCGGCGCCCAGGGCATAGTGCTGGATGCCCAGCGCTGCCTGGACAGCGTGGCCTTTGCCATGGCCAACCACCGCAGCCACAAGCCCTCGATGCTGCAGGACGTGCTGGCCGGACGGCCCACGGAGATCGGCGCGATCAACGGCCAGGTAGTGGCCCGGGCGCGGCAGGCGGGGGTGGCGGTGCCCCACACCGAAACCCTGCTCGGCCTGCTGCGGCTGATCGAACAACGCGCCGCTTTGTAG